One stretch of Lacimicrobium alkaliphilum DNA includes these proteins:
- a CDS encoding tellurium resistance protein TerC, with translation MLRTLRITVGALFTLVGVVFAILPGSILFLLSGLVLLSMEFPKIRNALGHCQKAMQTSARKLDRYLLQRKLSR, from the coding sequence ATGTTAAGAACACTGCGCATCACCGTAGGCGCGCTCTTCACTCTGGTGGGCGTTGTTTTTGCCATCCTGCCCGGTTCCATCTTATTTTTACTCAGCGGTCTGGTATTACTGAGTATGGAATTCCCGAAAATTCGCAACGCACTGGGGCATTGCCAGAAAGCCATGCAAACCAGCGCCCGAAAACTGGACCGCTACCTGCTCCAGCGGAAACTCAGCCGCTGA
- a CDS encoding FAD-binding and (Fe-S)-binding domain-containing protein, whose product MLPRVDALSSVEKNYLDYLKALPAAGFSGDIETSYASRLAVATDNSVYQKLPQAVVFPRSVEDLQCIGQLAELHGDVRFSARGGGTGTNGQSLTSGIVVDLSRYMNRILDFNAEQGWVKVEAGVVKDQLNDFLRPHGFFFAPDLSTSNRATIGGMINTDASGQGSLVYGKTSDHVLSLRSVLADGSLLDTHPIPIEQAREQANQNTPVGKVVKQVLQSCEQKREQILAKFPRLNRFLTGYDLEHVFDESMQHFDLSRVITGSEGSLAFVAEAKLNVTPIARYKTLVNVKYDSFESALRHAPEMVAAQATSVETVDSKVLNLAREDIIWHSVSELIEDVPNKTLLGLNMVEYNSEDADDMDAKVENLCARLDHCIEDGGAGVIGYQLTDDVSHINKIYAMRKKAVGLLGKTKGEQKPVAFAEDTAVPPEKLADFIMEFRALLDSKGLNYGMFGHVDAGVLHVRPALDLCDPQQENLMQEISDQVVALVAKYGGLMWGEHGKGYRSEYGPAFFGEELFTELRHIKGAFDPLNKMNPGKICTPFGSEESLVRVGDTKRGSYDRQIPVAVREAFEPAMSCNGNGLCFNYDTTSPMCPSSKITRDRRHSPKGRAGLMREWLRLLSNQGSDINQLEQSQVTPSLWKRLRNSGDKSQNDDFSHQVMEAMDGCLACKACASQCPVNVDVPGFRARFLSLYYSRYARPMKDYLVANIEKMAPLLARMPALVNGIMGLKPVKGLLKTRIGYVDAPVLSTPVLTRRIPAATKFDLPALQRLSEDERQHYVLIVQDPFTSFYEAEVVADLVKLAEKLGLKPVVLPFKPNGKPQHVKGFLKEFAATARSSAEFLNQVNQLGIPLVGIDPSLVLCYRDEYSKVLGKERGDFEVLLVHEWLQRLELPKVKQKAETDYALFAHCTEKTALPGAEKQWQQLFASAGIKLTPVSVGCCGMAGTYGHETAHLEHSVGIFNLSWQQAINEYQPHQVLATGYSCRSQTARIEGFKPKHPLQALLAVIEE is encoded by the coding sequence ATGTTACCCCGAGTCGACGCCCTGTCATCAGTTGAAAAAAACTATCTGGACTATCTGAAGGCACTGCCAGCGGCAGGCTTTAGTGGTGATATTGAAACCAGTTATGCCAGCCGGCTGGCCGTGGCAACGGATAACTCGGTGTATCAGAAACTGCCACAGGCGGTGGTATTTCCCCGCAGTGTCGAGGATCTGCAGTGTATTGGCCAGTTGGCTGAGTTGCATGGGGATGTGCGCTTTTCGGCCCGCGGCGGCGGTACCGGTACCAATGGTCAGTCTCTGACCTCCGGGATTGTGGTGGATCTGTCGCGGTATATGAACCGCATTCTGGATTTTAATGCCGAACAGGGCTGGGTAAAGGTTGAGGCCGGCGTGGTCAAAGACCAGTTAAATGACTTTCTGCGCCCGCACGGGTTCTTTTTTGCACCGGATCTTTCCACCAGTAACCGCGCCACCATTGGCGGTATGATCAATACCGATGCCTCAGGGCAGGGCTCACTGGTGTACGGTAAAACCAGTGATCATGTGCTCTCCCTCCGATCTGTGCTGGCTGATGGCAGCCTGCTGGACACTCACCCCATACCCATTGAACAGGCCAGAGAACAGGCTAATCAGAACACGCCTGTTGGCAAAGTGGTTAAACAGGTACTACAGAGCTGTGAGCAAAAACGTGAGCAGATCCTGGCTAAATTCCCGCGTCTGAACCGTTTTCTGACTGGCTACGATCTTGAGCATGTGTTTGATGAGTCGATGCAGCACTTTGACCTTAGCCGCGTTATCACAGGCTCTGAAGGTTCGCTGGCCTTTGTGGCAGAGGCTAAACTCAATGTAACACCTATTGCCAGGTACAAGACCCTGGTAAACGTAAAATATGACTCCTTTGAATCGGCCCTGCGCCATGCACCAGAAATGGTAGCCGCACAGGCCACGTCGGTTGAAACCGTCGATAGTAAAGTCCTTAATCTTGCCAGAGAGGATATTATCTGGCATTCGGTCAGCGAACTGATCGAGGATGTGCCGAATAAGACACTGCTGGGCCTGAATATGGTGGAGTACAACAGCGAAGATGCTGATGATATGGACGCCAAGGTGGAAAACCTGTGTGCCCGTCTGGATCACTGTATTGAAGACGGCGGGGCCGGGGTGATTGGCTATCAGCTTACCGATGACGTTTCCCATATTAATAAAATCTATGCCATGCGAAAAAAGGCCGTGGGCCTGTTGGGTAAAACCAAAGGTGAACAAAAGCCGGTGGCCTTTGCCGAGGATACCGCGGTGCCACCGGAGAAGCTGGCAGATTTTATTATGGAGTTCCGCGCACTGCTTGACAGCAAGGGCCTTAATTACGGCATGTTCGGCCATGTGGATGCCGGCGTGTTGCATGTGCGCCCGGCACTGGATCTCTGTGACCCACAGCAGGAAAACCTGATGCAGGAAATTTCCGATCAGGTGGTGGCCCTGGTGGCCAAATATGGCGGCCTGATGTGGGGTGAGCACGGCAAGGGTTATCGCAGTGAATACGGCCCGGCGTTTTTTGGTGAAGAATTATTTACTGAGCTGCGGCACATTAAAGGCGCCTTTGATCCCTTAAATAAAATGAACCCGGGTAAAATCTGCACGCCTTTTGGCTCTGAAGAATCTCTGGTCAGGGTAGGGGATACCAAGCGTGGCAGCTATGACAGACAAATCCCGGTTGCAGTGCGCGAGGCGTTTGAACCGGCCATGAGTTGTAACGGTAATGGTCTGTGTTTTAATTATGACACCACCTCACCCATGTGTCCGTCGAGTAAGATCACCCGCGACCGGCGCCATAGCCCAAAAGGCCGGGCCGGTCTGATGCGCGAATGGCTGCGCTTGTTGTCGAATCAGGGCAGTGATATCAATCAGTTGGAGCAATCGCAGGTAACGCCATCTTTATGGAAGCGTCTGCGAAACAGTGGTGATAAATCGCAAAATGACGACTTCTCTCATCAGGTGATGGAGGCCATGGACGGCTGTCTGGCCTGTAAAGCCTGTGCCAGTCAGTGCCCGGTGAATGTCGATGTGCCGGGGTTTCGTGCCCGCTTTTTAAGTCTGTATTACAGTCGTTATGCCAGACCCATGAAAGATTATCTGGTGGCTAATATCGAAAAGATGGCGCCGCTGCTGGCGAGAATGCCTGCACTGGTAAATGGCATTATGGGCCTTAAACCGGTCAAAGGGCTGCTTAAAACCCGTATCGGCTATGTGGATGCACCGGTGTTATCCACACCAGTGCTGACCCGACGTATTCCTGCCGCCACAAAATTTGATCTGCCAGCCCTGCAGCGTTTAAGTGAGGATGAGCGTCAGCACTATGTGCTGATTGTGCAGGATCCTTTTACCAGTTTTTATGAAGCCGAAGTGGTGGCCGATTTGGTTAAACTGGCGGAGAAACTGGGGCTGAAACCTGTGGTCTTGCCCTTTAAACCTAATGGTAAGCCGCAGCATGTTAAGGGGTTTTTGAAGGAGTTTGCCGCCACTGCGAGAAGTTCTGCGGAATTCCTCAACCAGGTAAATCAGCTTGGCATTCCCCTGGTGGGCATCGATCCCTCCCTGGTGCTCTGTTACCGTGATGAATACAGCAAGGTTCTTGGCAAAGAGCGGGGCGATTTTGAGGTATTGCTGGTGCATGAATGGTTGCAGCGTCTTGAGCTTCCCAAAGTGAAACAAAAGGCAGAGACTGACTACGCACTGTTTGCCCATTGCACAGAGAAAACGGCGCTGCCCGGTGCAGAGAAACAATGGCAACAACTGTTTGCCAGTGCTGGAATAAAGCTGACTCCGGTGTCGGTGGGCTGTTGTGGTATGGCCGGTACTTATGGCCATGAAACAGCGCATCTCGAACATTCTGTGGGTATTTTTAATCTGAGCTGGCAGCAGGCGATAAATGAATATCAGCCGCACCAGGTGCTGGCTACAGGCTATTCATGCCGTAGCCAAACCGCTAGAATAGAGGGCTTTAAACCTAAGCATCCGCTACAGGCCCTGCTAGCAGTAATTGAGGAATAA